A single Cottoperca gobio chromosome 5, fCotGob3.1, whole genome shotgun sequence DNA region contains:
- the sp7 gene encoding transcription factor Sp7 isoform X1, translating to MAASILEVGNVIEDARYGSSPLAMLTATCNKFGSTSPIRDSATPGKIGSATPLKKSYIMTSDLQTAKNGRTADGSGLADSYTGSFTTAGGGGGGGLLTPTGSPPPSAGGYATEYNPFSHSFQTSISQDPSLLVSKAHATVDCLTSVYTSLDMTHPYGSWYKTGVHPGITAAPNNATSSWWDVHPNSNWLSSTQPQADGGLQASLQPVAPQASLSPQLSSYSTDFTPLNTAPYPSVGLGSSSHLLQPSQHMLPQDMYKPKPVQSAGLMENPMGLKPARGSGGYSGGGAPTRSSCDCPNCQELERLGASAASLRKKPVHSCHIPGCGKVYGKASHLKAHLRWHTGERPFVCNWLFCGKRFTRSDELERHVRTHTREKKFTCLLCNKRFTRSDHLSKHQKTHADSAMQGKATAVEGETDPRSEDTTELNTSAVPANPVADQITNGDEKTGTPNGVENSSGLLEI from the exons ATGGCCGCATCTATTCTGGAGGTAGGGAATGTAATT GAAGACGCACGCTATGGCTCCAGTCCTCTGGCTATGTTAACTGCTACCTGTAACAAGTTCGGCAGCACAAGCCCCATCAGGGATTCGGCTACACCCGGTAAGATCGGCAGCGCTACTCCACTAAAGAAGTCCTACAtaatgacctctgaccttcagACAGCTAAGAACGGGCGCACCGCAGACGGCAGCGGCCTGGCAGACTCCTACACTGGCTCCTTCaccacagctggaggaggaggaggtggcggGCTGCTTACCCCCACTGGAAGCCCCCCTCCTTCAGCCGGAGGCTACGCTACAGAATATAACCCCTTCTCCCACTCCTTCCAAACCTCCATTTCCCAGGATCCGTCTCTTTTAGTGTCCAAGGCCCACGCTACGGTCGACTGCCTCACCAGCGTCTATACCTCTCTGGATATGACACACCCCTATGGCTCCTGGTATAAAACCGGTGTCCACCCTGGCATTACTGCTGCTCCAAATAATGCCACGTCCTCCTGGTGGGATGTCCACCCCAACTCCAACTGGCTGTCATCAACCCAGCCCCAGGCGGACGGAGGTCTCCAGGCCTCCCTGCAGCCTGTGGCGCCCCAGGCCTCCCTTAGCCCTCAGTTGTCCAGTTACAGCACCGACTTTACACCACTCAACACAGCTCCTTACCCTTCTGTGGGACTGGGctcctcctcacacctcctccaGCCCTCTCAGCACATGCTGCCCCAGGACATGTACAAGCCCAAGCCTGTGCAAAGTGCAGGGCTGATGGAGAATCCCATGGGCCTAAAGCCTGCGAGAGGATCAGGGGGCTACAGTGGAGGAGGTGCACCAACCAGGTCCTCATGTGACTGCCCCAACTGCCAGGAGCTGGAGAGGCTCGGGGCCTCTGCGGCATCCCTGAGGAAGAAGCCTGTTCACAGCTGCCACATCCCAGGCTGTGGGAAAGTCTACGGCAAAGCCTCCCACCTTAAAGCCCACTTACGCTGGCACACTGGGGAGCGGCCCTTTGTTTGCAACTGGCTGTTCTGCGGGAAGCGTTTCACCCGCTCGGACGAACTGGAGAGGCACGTTCGCACCCACACGCGAGAGAAGAAGTTCACCTGTCTACTGTGCAACAAGCGCTTCACACGCAGCGACCACCTCTCCAAGCACCAGAAGACCCATGCGGATTCTGCAATGCAGGGAAAGGCTACAGCtgtggagggagagacagatcCTCGGAGCGAGGACACCACAGAGCTCAACACCAGCGCAGTACCCGCCAATCCTGTCGCTGACCAAATCACCAACGGAGATGAGAAGACTGGCACACCTAATGGAGTGGAGAACAGCAGTGGACTGTTGGAGATCTGA
- the sp7 gene encoding transcription factor Sp7 isoform X2: MAASILEEDARYGSSPLAMLTATCNKFGSTSPIRDSATPGKIGSATPLKKSYIMTSDLQTAKNGRTADGSGLADSYTGSFTTAGGGGGGGLLTPTGSPPPSAGGYATEYNPFSHSFQTSISQDPSLLVSKAHATVDCLTSVYTSLDMTHPYGSWYKTGVHPGITAAPNNATSSWWDVHPNSNWLSSTQPQADGGLQASLQPVAPQASLSPQLSSYSTDFTPLNTAPYPSVGLGSSSHLLQPSQHMLPQDMYKPKPVQSAGLMENPMGLKPARGSGGYSGGGAPTRSSCDCPNCQELERLGASAASLRKKPVHSCHIPGCGKVYGKASHLKAHLRWHTGERPFVCNWLFCGKRFTRSDELERHVRTHTREKKFTCLLCNKRFTRSDHLSKHQKTHADSAMQGKATAVEGETDPRSEDTTELNTSAVPANPVADQITNGDEKTGTPNGVENSSGLLEI; encoded by the exons ATGGCCGCATCTATTCTGGAG GAAGACGCACGCTATGGCTCCAGTCCTCTGGCTATGTTAACTGCTACCTGTAACAAGTTCGGCAGCACAAGCCCCATCAGGGATTCGGCTACACCCGGTAAGATCGGCAGCGCTACTCCACTAAAGAAGTCCTACAtaatgacctctgaccttcagACAGCTAAGAACGGGCGCACCGCAGACGGCAGCGGCCTGGCAGACTCCTACACTGGCTCCTTCaccacagctggaggaggaggaggtggcggGCTGCTTACCCCCACTGGAAGCCCCCCTCCTTCAGCCGGAGGCTACGCTACAGAATATAACCCCTTCTCCCACTCCTTCCAAACCTCCATTTCCCAGGATCCGTCTCTTTTAGTGTCCAAGGCCCACGCTACGGTCGACTGCCTCACCAGCGTCTATACCTCTCTGGATATGACACACCCCTATGGCTCCTGGTATAAAACCGGTGTCCACCCTGGCATTACTGCTGCTCCAAATAATGCCACGTCCTCCTGGTGGGATGTCCACCCCAACTCCAACTGGCTGTCATCAACCCAGCCCCAGGCGGACGGAGGTCTCCAGGCCTCCCTGCAGCCTGTGGCGCCCCAGGCCTCCCTTAGCCCTCAGTTGTCCAGTTACAGCACCGACTTTACACCACTCAACACAGCTCCTTACCCTTCTGTGGGACTGGGctcctcctcacacctcctccaGCCCTCTCAGCACATGCTGCCCCAGGACATGTACAAGCCCAAGCCTGTGCAAAGTGCAGGGCTGATGGAGAATCCCATGGGCCTAAAGCCTGCGAGAGGATCAGGGGGCTACAGTGGAGGAGGTGCACCAACCAGGTCCTCATGTGACTGCCCCAACTGCCAGGAGCTGGAGAGGCTCGGGGCCTCTGCGGCATCCCTGAGGAAGAAGCCTGTTCACAGCTGCCACATCCCAGGCTGTGGGAAAGTCTACGGCAAAGCCTCCCACCTTAAAGCCCACTTACGCTGGCACACTGGGGAGCGGCCCTTTGTTTGCAACTGGCTGTTCTGCGGGAAGCGTTTCACCCGCTCGGACGAACTGGAGAGGCACGTTCGCACCCACACGCGAGAGAAGAAGTTCACCTGTCTACTGTGCAACAAGCGCTTCACACGCAGCGACCACCTCTCCAAGCACCAGAAGACCCATGCGGATTCTGCAATGCAGGGAAAGGCTACAGCtgtggagggagagacagatcCTCGGAGCGAGGACACCACAGAGCTCAACACCAGCGCAGTACCCGCCAATCCTGTCGCTGACCAAATCACCAACGGAGATGAGAAGACTGGCACACCTAATGGAGTGGAGAACAGCAGTGGACTGTTGGAGATCTGA